A single window of candidate division WOR-3 bacterium DNA harbors:
- a CDS encoding DMT family transporter yields MKTHTTRSVFLAFIAMTLWSTVATAFSIALKNTDFYEVLFISINTSTVVLFAAVLVTGKLKKIFNLKSIYKSSIYGILNPFIYYIVLFKAYSLLKIQVAQGLNYTWPIVLSVLSLFFLKQNMKIKDFIALFLSFTGALILIFGTGQESLGQNNFIGVCLGILSSLIWSFFWIFNIKDKRDDVVKMFLNFLFGSIYVTILFFITRGTFVSLNTGFYSSVYIGLFEMSLTFIIWIFALKNSDKTSRVSNIIYLTPFLSLVFIHFIGQEKIKLTTVVGLIIILIGIFIQNLDKKKCFKLQKSGAVL; encoded by the coding sequence ATGAAAACGCACACTACAAGAAGTGTATTTTTAGCTTTTATCGCTATGACACTCTGGTCAACAGTAGCAACGGCTTTTTCTATTGCTCTTAAAAATACCGATTTTTATGAAGTTCTGTTTATTTCAATTAATACATCGACGGTTGTTTTATTTGCAGCTGTTTTAGTCACCGGGAAATTAAAAAAGATTTTCAACTTGAAAAGTATTTATAAATCTTCTATATATGGGATATTGAATCCATTTATATACTACATAGTTTTGTTCAAGGCTTATTCGCTTTTAAAAATTCAAGTTGCACAAGGATTGAATTACACATGGCCGATAGTATTGTCTGTGCTGTCATTATTTTTTTTAAAACAAAATATGAAGATTAAGGATTTTATTGCTCTTTTTTTAAGTTTCACCGGAGCTCTAATACTTATTTTTGGAACCGGACAAGAGTCACTTGGTCAAAACAACTTTATCGGAGTGTGTCTGGGAATATTAAGCTCGTTGATATGGTCTTTTTTTTGGATTTTCAATATTAAAGACAAACGTGACGATGTTGTAAAAATGTTCCTTAATTTCTTGTTTGGATCTATTTATGTAACGATTTTATTTTTTATAACGCGCGGAACATTTGTTTCATTAAATACGGGTTTCTATTCTTCTGTTTACATTGGTCTTTTTGAGATGAGTTTGACTTTCATTATATGGATTTTCGCATTGAAAAACTCCGATAAAACATCACGGGTCAGCAATATAATTTATCTAACTCCATTTCTTTCACTTGTGTTTATTCATTTTATCGGGCAGGAAAAAATTAAACTGACAACTGTTGTTGGTTTGATTATAATACTTATCGGAATATTTATACAGAATCTGGATAAAAAAAAGTGCTTTAAACTGCAAAAATCAGGTGCAGTTTTGTGA
- the rsmG gene encoding 16S rRNA (guanine(527)-N(7))-methyltransferase RsmG, translated as MGFKLVNVSRETFIDQFNVNLEKIDKLLLFEKLLIETLSTHQIISRKDEKKIWNRHILDSLMMMFHVKHYNIDVIDDVGSGGGFPGLVLAVVIDELKVRLVERKIKKCNFLAQVIKKLGLKNVDIICRDSFEKKIFSDFLVTRAVFGEKASGNIYKLISDKGIFFNYQNELYPISKLKIINKLDYVLPGEEKKRYLVAYRKSLL; from the coding sequence ATGGGTTTTAAATTGGTAAATGTTTCACGTGAAACATTTATAGATCAATTTAATGTAAATTTGGAAAAAATTGATAAACTGCTTTTGTTTGAGAAATTATTAATAGAAACGCTTTCAACACATCAGATAATATCGAGAAAAGATGAAAAAAAGATTTGGAACAGACATATCCTCGATAGTTTAATGATGATGTTTCACGTGAAACATTACAATATTGATGTAATAGACGATGTCGGATCGGGAGGGGGTTTTCCTGGCCTGGTTCTGGCCGTGGTTATAGATGAATTAAAAGTCAGACTTGTCGAAAGAAAAATAAAAAAGTGTAATTTTCTCGCTCAGGTAATAAAAAAACTTGGATTAAAGAATGTTGATATAATTTGTCGTGATTCATTCGAAAAAAAAATATTTTCAGACTTCTTAGTTACCAGGGCCGTTTTCGGTGAAAAAGCCAGCGGAAATATTTATAAACTGATTTCGGATAAAGGAATTTTTTTTAACTATCAGAACGAACTATATCCTATAAGTAAATTAAAGATAATAAATAAACTGGATTACGTTTTACCTGGTGAAGAAAAAAAGAGATATTTAGTGGCGTACAGAAAATCCTTATTATGA